AGCAGCACCCTCATCCCTAAGCACCCTGGGGTGCCAGTGGGGTTGGGGACAGCTTGGGGACATCGAGGACTGTATGGATAAAGGATGAACAGGTGAAAGCATTTGGAGATGCAGTGGGGAAGCTGTGGGGATTACCGGCTTGACACCACATCCCTGCTGCAAGGCTCCCATAGGGGGGTGATAGCATCTCCATGGTGGGCAGCACACATGCAGCCCCTTTGGGGTGTCCCAGCTGCAGTCCCCGGTGGGGGCTCAGGGATGGCCGTACCTGCCGTGTCCAGGTCGAGCTCTGCCAGGCTGGGTGCTGCTTTCCAGGGTTTGCCCACGGTGCTGCTCTTTCCCGGCTCCGAGTCGTTCTCCAGGGCCTCTGGGGGAAGCCCAGGGTGGGAGCACCCAGCGCTGGGCACCCTCTCCCCAGAGCCCCTGCAGTGCCCAGGCAGTGCTCTGCATCCCGGGCATGCAGTGGGCACCATCCCATGCAGCAGTGGGGACTCAACCCTGTCCCCTCCCCACCTGCATGGATTTTGCCCCCAGACCAGGGACATTCCAGCCTCATACAGCCCTTGGCAGCTTGAGGGGTCCCGTGGGGCTTCGGAGCCTCAGCACCAGGCAGCAAAAGCCCCGTGGAACAGGGGTTGGCAGAGGCACCAGCGAGTCATGATGGTGCTCAGCCATCCGGTGTCAGAGCAGGCAGGACTGATGGGGACACAGGACAATGCATGTCCACATCCCTTTGGTGACATGGCACAGGGCATGTCTCCATCCCTCTGGTGACATGACCCTGGGGAGGGTAAAACTGCCCTGAGCCTCACCAACACATCCTCCCATCAGCAGGTGCTGCAGGGATCCCCCAGCTGTGACCATGACCCTGGCtcacctctgtccctggcaCACATCTGGGGAGcgctcagccccatccctgtcctgccccacatcactACCACCAGCCCCTAGGAAGATCATGACGCCCGGATGGGATTCCAACGAGCAGACGGCAGCACCAGCCTTACCTGACGCGCCGGCACCGTGCAGGGCAGCGAGAGCCAGGAGGGCCAGCACCAGCTTCCCCATGGCCACCAGCGCAGCAGCCGCTCCGCCGGTAACTGGGAGCGCGGCGGCCCCACGGGTCTATATATGAGGCCCTTCCGACGGCTGCTGGCGCGGGCGGCCTGGCCGGGAGTCAGGGGGCAGCGGGAAGGAGCCCGAGCTCCAGGCTTTGTTTTTGCAAAGCTGCTAAAATTGGATGCGCTCGGGAATgcggaggggagggaagggaaaaacgCGTAGCGAGCCCAGCCCCGGCGCGCTGCGGTCAGGGCACCGGTGCCAGCGCTGCCCTGGCACCCATCACCGTGGGGCACGGCGGGGCCGTGACCTGGCCCGTGGCGTGTGCCGGGGCCGCCCGGGGCCGCTGAGGCCGTGCGGGGCGCGGGGCagccgtgcccccccccccccccccggctgctGCCTGGGATGCGGAGCGTGACGGTGATGGAGGGGGGACCCCCAAAGGGCAGCGGGTCCCTGCTGGGGGTCACAGCCCCGTCCCGCAGCCCGAGCAGCGGAAATCCCAGCGCATTCCCTGCATTCCCGGGAGCTCCGGCTGCACCGAGCAACAGGGGCGGGGAGGGGGCTCCCGGTGCTCTCGTGTAGCCATGGACACAACTCTGTTCATTCAAACCCCTTGTTAATGAAAGCCCCATAGCGAGGGGCTGCTCCCACGCCCCTTCTCTGGCACATTGGAGGTTTCAGGCTATGGGGGGCTGCAGCCGTCCCCCCATCGGCTGCCAGGGTGATAGAGGGGGTCACACCAGGTCTGTCCCCAGATGCAGGTTGGTGACAGATCCCAGGGACAcggcatgggggggggggtggtccAAGCTGTGCACGGGGCCGGATGGGGCATGGAACCGGGTCCTGGTGCCCCAGGGGGTCCCCAAGCAGACACCGACCCCCACGGCAGAGCCACCCAGTGCTTTATTGGCGGGGGGCTCGCAGGGCCACCACGCACTCGGTGCCGGGGTACTCGGGGGGGTTGAGCTCGAACTTCTTCTGCACGTCGTAAGGGAGGAAGCGCCCGGCCACGAAGTGCTGGCGGCCCAGGAAGCGACGGGCGCACTGCTTGGGCGCCGACAGCGACACCAGCACGTCGGGGTTGATGCCACCGCTGCTCCCGGCCTCCACGTCCCATCCTGCCACGGGAAGAAGGGACACGGGGAGAGAGGCTCAGGGCTGAGCCCGGTGCTGGCGATGGGGAGGGCACAGGGACCCCCCcgcagcagcaccagcatcaccccCCTGCACCGCTCCGGACGCATCCTGGCACCGCTCGGGGTTTTTCTTGGTGGGGATTCACCGGTGGCTGTGCCAAGGGCTCCTGTTTGCTCCCGCAGCCGGGGGGGGgcgcggaggggggggggggggtgatggcAATTCCAGGCCTGGCCACCAGACACTCGGGTGTTTTCAAATTACATCATGTCTCAGTTCAGGGAGTTTGTTATTGATCGTGGATGCCCTGAACGCATCCAGGGGGAGCAGGCGCCAGCCCTGGCTCCCAGTGGGAATGCTTCCAGGctgagggggtggggggaaatggggggtCCCCGGGGCTGTCCCCACCCTGCGATGGCACCATAGGAGCTCCCCAGCCAGCGGGGCAATGAGCCCGTGGTGATGCTGCGCTGGGCAGGGTGACAAGCAGGGCGGTGGGGGGGGAGCCATCCTGCCCAGGGGATGCCGAGCCCGGTGCTGGACCTGAGGGCACATCCAGGCTGACGATGGGGATGCGGATGAGCTTCAGGGTGCTCAGGATGGCGGCACAAGGCTCCCTCCCCTCCGCTGCCTCTGCCTCGGCTCCCAGCACCGCGTCCACCACCGCGTTGTAGGCGTCATTGATGAGCTGCACCTTAAGGGGACACACGCACAGGGTGGGCAGCAGGTTCctggggtgtccccccccccgctccagGCACCCCCAAGCGGGGATCCCGTTTTCCTGCCTAAATACACTCACCCAACAGCAGCTGCCAAAACGTCCCCCCCCCAACCAAGGCAAAGGGGGAggatgatggggggggggggggggggcagagcccGGCACGCCGAGACGCGTGGCCCCAGCCAGGGCAGCGCTTTCGGGTCACATTCCTGCCCCCGCCCGAGCCAGGTGCTTCCAACAACAACAGAGCCGGTGGCTGCGGCGGCCGCCGCTGGATTCCACGGCATTCCCGTGCTCCCGGCATTGCCAGGGGCGGCAGAGGGGGGAGCACGTCAGGCAGAGGGGGCTCACCTCGGTGGGGAGGTACGA
The DNA window shown above is from Melopsittacus undulatus isolate bMelUnd1 chromosome 19, bMelUnd1.mat.Z, whole genome shotgun sequence and carries:
- the YJEFN3 gene encoding yjeF N-terminal domain-containing protein 3, which translates into the protein MSSAPGAARDPPRYLSKAEAEAIEKELLEDYRFGRQQLIEIWGHACAMAVTKAFPLPSLPRKQPTVLVVCGPAQNGAIGLVCARHLRIFDYEPTIFYPKRSPDPLYQDFTTQCEKMDIPFLSYLPTEVQLINDAYNAVVDAVLGAEAEAAEGREPCAAILSTLKLIRIPIVSLDVPSGWDVEAGSSGGINPDVLVSLSAPKQCARRFLGRQHFVAGRFLPYDVQKKFELNPPEYPGTECVVALRAPRQ